Proteins encoded by one window of Carassius auratus strain Wakin chromosome 8, ASM336829v1, whole genome shotgun sequence:
- the LOC113107012 gene encoding ER membrane protein complex subunit 3-like → MAGPELLLDSSIRLWVVLPIVFITFFVGVLRHYVTRLIHNDKKVDLQQVSDSQVLLRSRILRENGKYLPKQSFAMRKHYFNNPETGFFKKVKRKVVPKNPMTDTSMLTDMMKGNLTNVLPMILIGGWINWAFSGFVTTKVPFPLTLRFKPMLQRGIELISLDASWVSSASWYFLNVFGLRSMYTLILGQDNAADQSRIMQDQMTGAAMAMPPDPNKAFKSEWEALEIVEHRWALENVEEELMCQDLNFRGLFT, encoded by the exons ATGGCAGGTCCAGAGCTGCTGCTCGACTCTAGTATTCGCCTGTGGGTCGTTTTGCCCATAGTCTTCATCACATTCTTCGTCGGAGTTTTGCGGCATTACGTCACTCGATTGATTCATAACGACAAGAAAGTGGATCTGCAGCAGGTGTCCGACAG CCAGGTGTTGCTGCGCAGCCGCATCCTgagagaaaatggaaaatatcTTCCCAAACAG TCATTTGCCATGcgaaaacactatttcaacaaccCTGAGACTGGATTCTTCAAGAAGGTCAAAAGAAAGGTGGTACCCAAAAACCCCATGACTG ACACCAGCATGTTGACGGACATGATGAAAGGGAACCTGACCAATGTGCTGCCAATGATTCTGATTGGAGGATGGATCAATTGGGCCTTTTCTGGTTTTGTCACAA CTAAAGTTCCCTTTCCTCTGACTCTGAGATTCAAGCCTATGTTACAGAGAGGAATTGAGCTGATCTCTCTAGATGCATCCTG GGTCAGTTCAGCATCATGGTATTTTCTCAATGTGTTTGGCCTCAGAAGCATGTACACCCTCATTCTTGGACAAGACAATG ctgCAGATCAATCAAGAATTATGCAGGATCAAATGACGGGAGCCGCAATGGCGATGCCTCCTGATCCTAATAAAGCATTTAAG AGCGAGTGGGAAGCTCTGGAGATTGTGGAGCACAGATGGGCCCTTGAGAATGTAGAGGAGGAACTCATGTGTCAGGATCTGAACTTCAGAGGACTCTTTACTTaa